In Ursus arctos isolate Adak ecotype North America unplaced genomic scaffold, UrsArc2.0 scaffold_3, whole genome shotgun sequence, one DNA window encodes the following:
- the IMMP2L gene encoding mitochondrial inner membrane protease subunit 2 isoform X5, whose translation MAQSQGWVRRYAKAFCKGFFVAVPVAVTFLDRVACVARVEGASMQPSLNPGGSQSSDVVLLNHWKVRNFEVQRGDIVSLVRHGPL comes from the exons ATGGCACAGTCACAAGGCTGGGTGAGAAGATATGCCAAGGCCTTCTGTAAAGGCTTTTTTGTGGCGGTGCCCGTGGCAGTGACTTTCCTGGACCGGGTGGCCTGTGTGGCAAGAGTGGAGGGAGCATCAATGCAG CCTTCTTTGAATCCTGGGGGGAGCCAATCATCTGATGTGGTGCTTTTGAACCACTGGAAAGTGAGGAATTTTGAAGTACAACGTGGTGACATTGTGTCATTGGT